Sequence from the Spirochaetae bacterium HGW-Spirochaetae-1 genome:
GCTCGAAATAATTATGCAATATAATTCTTGACCATTGCCCCCGTAATCCTGTACTATAGAAATTGAAGTAGATTACAATAACGGAGGAATACTAATGAACAGAATAAAGTCTTTCATCATTGCAGCAGGTTTTCTTCTTTTAATACCTACAGCGAGTTTTGCCATCGTTGATGTAGGCGCTTATGGCGGTTATGCCTTCGGTACTGAAATTGAAGGAACAAATGTGGACCCTGCGGGCTTCGAGTACGGGCTTGATGCGCATCTCAATGTTACCTACCTGGTGATCCTCAAACTGGGGGTAGGGGCCTTCTATCAGGGTTCGGTCCTCAAGTACGGCAGCAGCAGCGACTACGATAAGAAGATCATCGGTCTTGATATATACAATCAGGTAGATATCCCGCTTTTCCCCATTGACCCCTACGTGAAGTTCAATACGGCCATCTGGGAAAAGGTCGACACATCTTCATCGTACAACAGCACTGAATTTTTCAAGGCTTATTCCATTGGCGGAGGACTCCTTTTCACTATTCTTCCCCTGCCGGTGATGAAAGTTCAGCTCTTCGGCGAATACCTCTACAGTATAGCAAAACAGGATGGCCAGAAGGCCACAGGGCACGCTGTTCACCTGGGCCTGCGTCTCGATATCTAAACATATTCCTTTTGTACGGGCGGGTTTGAAACCCGCCCGTACAACATATACACCCACAATCCCTTTTTTTGTTCCTTAAAATCTGTTTTCTGCTTGCGGAAAAATATCCTTCAGTATATCACATATAATATATACCTACAGTATATATTATATGTGAATTTAGTCCATTTTCATAAAACTGGACTAAATTCATTTTTATTTACTTTGATTTCTGATCTGAACAAATTTTTCATTGATTTTTAAGTTATACTGGATAATTATCGTGGACAGTGAGCGACTATTCATTCTCGGAAGAGTTCATTGCTCCGCATACAACAATACATCTCATACGGTAAAAAGAAAAACCATGGCAAAGGAAATCACCATCAATTTGAAATTCTATTCCGGTATTCACAAGGCTCTGTCCCTGGAAAACTACGATCCGGCAAAAGGAGTGGATATCACCACGACAAACAGGCGACTGCGAAGCGTACTCAAAGATCTCGGCCTTACAGGCACATCGTCCTTCGCGTATTTCCGCAGCGGGGAAAGGATCGGCCTCTGGTCAAAGCTCTATGACGGCGATCAGATATCCTGCCTGAAACCCTCGGCCGGAGGTTGATCTTCAGCAAACAAATATATAAAAAATATACAATACACAAAAAAGGAGAAGCTTCATGCAAGAAATAATTGGAACCAGCAACAGAATACTGGAGATCAATCTTTCCGATGAAACTGCTCGCGAATACACTGTTACCAATGAAGAGAGAACAATGTACCTGGGAGGTAAGGGACTCGGTCTGAAACTTCTGTACGACCGTATGGAACCGGGGACGGACCCTCTTGGCGAAGACAACATGATCGCCTTCATGATGGGTGTATACATGAGCACTACGGCCCCCTGTTCGGCCCGATTTTCCGCCATAACCAAATCGCCCCTCACGGGCATCATGACCCATTCCTCATGCGGTGGGCCTTTTGGTGAAAGCCTGAAAACGGCCGGCTATGACGGACTTATTGTCAGGGGAAAAGCAAAAAATAAGACATACCTGGTTATATCCTCCTCGGGCGTTGAATTTAAAAAGGCCGATAAACTCTGGGGAAAGGGATCCATCGATACGCAGGCGGCCCTGAACAAGGAAATCCCGGGCAGCGCTGCGGTTTGTATCGGTCAGGCCGGTGAAACCATCAATCTTTTTGCCAACGTCATCTCCGGGGAACGATACCTTGGCAGGGGCGGCATGGGAGCGGTCATGGGCGCCAAAAACCTTAAAGCTGTCGTGGCAATAGGAAAAGCCTATAAGGTTATTCCCAAAAACGGAAAAAAATTCGAGAGAGCCCGAAAGCGGGCCATGAATTACCTGAAAAACTCCGCGCCGGTGGATAATTATAAACAATTCGGCACCAACGCAAATACCATGCCCGACAACGAGGCCTGGATTCTGCCCGTGAATAACTTCACCAAGGGCAGGCATGACGAGGCCTATAAACTATCGGGCGAATTCTTCAAGGATGAGTACAGCACAAAATACCATACCTGCAAGCGATGCCAGATTCTCTGCGGGAAAATGGGGACCTTCAATGGCAAGGAACTCCCCCTCCCGGAATTTGAAACAACCGTACTGCTGGGATCCAACATCGGTATCTTTGACCAGGCTCAGATCGCCGACTGGAACCGGATATGCGGAGACATGGGCATGGACACCATTTCTGCCGGCGGTACCATTGCCTGGGTAATGGAAGCTGCACAGAAGGGCCTCGTAAAGAGCGATCTTAAGTTCGGATCTCCCCAGGGTGTTTCCCAGGCGCTCAAGGATATGGCCCTCGGCAAAGGTTTCGGGAAGGAAATGGCCATGGGATCACGGTCGCTATCCAGAAAATACGGCGGTGAATCCTTCGCCATCCAGGTAAAGGGAATGGAAATGCCTGCCTACGATCCCCGGGGTGTCTGGGGACACGGGCTTTCCTATGCCACGGCTAACCGCGGGGCCTGCCATCTCTCCACATCCATGATGGTACTGGAGGCCTTCTTCAACATGGTAAAGCCCTACAATACAAGCGCCAAACCGACCCTGGTAAAATATTTTGAAAACCTCTACAGCGCAGTCAACTCTCTGCATACATGCCAGTTCACGGCTTTCGCCTATACGCTGCAGCCGCCTCTGGTGAAATTTTCACCGGTCCCGGTGCTGAGACAGCTCATGACCTACCTGCCCAAGGTTGCACTCATGGCCATGGATGTGGCCACGTGGTCAAGGCTCTGGTCCGGGATCACGGGTCTCAGGCTGAACCAGTGGCAGATGCTGAAGGCCGGGGAACGCATTCATGTCCTGGAGCGTTACATGAACACGCTGGAAGGCATCAGCCGCAAGGATGATACGCTTCCGGAGCGCATGCTCACCGAGGGCCGTGAATGCGATCCCAAGGGAATGACAGTCCCTCTGCACAAGATGCTGGACAGTTATTACCGGGAACGCGGCTTCGATAAAAACGGAATCCCCACGGACCGGCTGCTGAAAAAACTGGGCATTAAAAAGAAGTAGAAATTTTACACGCACATACAACGCGAAAGAGGCGGCCCTTCAAGGCCGCCTCTTTCGCGTTGTATAATCAATACCGGTTCATGGGATCAGTCGGGAACGACTTTTACCGAACCGTTATCGATCATATTCTGTAGTTCGCCGAGAAGCCTCCGCTCCTGGGGGTCGATAACATGATCCTCGTCGGCGAGCATCATGATTTTTTCCCGTTCCGTTGCGGTAACTTTCCCATCATCAATGGCCTTTTTAATCATGGCGGCCAGTTTTTCAGCTGATTTGCTTGGTTTGTGATCCATTAAAAATCCTCCAGAATAGTATATTTATGATCTCTCAATATATTGCCGTATATTTTCCATAACCTCCACAGCCTTCTTTTTGTCGGCAATGGTGACCTCGATATTCTTTTTACCCACTGTTCTTTCCTTTATTATACCTGAATAGGCCATGGAAACCAGGGCATTGTTATAATTGGAAATGGAAAGCGACTCCATAAGCCTTACTTTCCCCAGGTGATAATGGCGAATGCCGTTTTTCCGGATATCGGCCATGAGGTCTTTCCGGGAAATCTTTTCTCTCTCAAGATGAATTATCGTGTCGAAAACGACATAATAGGATTCGAAATAATCATGAACCATGTAGGCGTAGAACAGCAGTTCCTCTTCTCCGTTACCCTCTATGGATATTTTCCCATTTGTACGGGAAATTATTCCCCGCCCCGCCAGGTATTCAACCATGGCCTCTATGCCGCCATCCCCTTCAATGAGGACTTCGGGATATATGAATTCCTCGTTAAAGAGATCGATGATCGCCCTGTAGACCTTCCTGACCTTTTCGTAGCTCATGCTTCCCTTTCCGGAAAAGCGCAGAATCGCGATAGCGGTAAAAGATACGGGAAGAATATAATGTATGATAGTGTTCTTGTAAAAACAGATTTTAATCCTTTCTTCTTCATTGATGACAAACAGGTCTTCCATGACGGCCTGCTTGCTCAGGGTTTCTATTCCTTCCAGTTTGAGTTCCCCCAGGATGCCGTCGGCCTTGAAGGACTGCAAAACCATATCCACTGCGGGGCCGATATTATCCCTGTTTTGCAGCATTTCAGCCATGGGGACTTTGGCAAAGGCAAGGAAATCATGGAGAATGCCGACCTTCTCATAAAGCGCCAGCCGTGATATTCCCCGCACCGATGAAAAAAGAATGGCCGAGGTCGTGATGGCGAAGGGTGTGACCATGGTGATCTCATTGATTCTCCGCATAACGTACATGGCCACATTATAGGTTTCATCCTCACCGCCCCCCACGGCCGCCTTCAATTCATTCAGACTTACAGGCTTGCTGAAGGAGACATGAACCTTCCCGTAGTTTCTCTTCAGGAGCGACCGGCTCTTCACAAAGGAACTGGTTGATTCTTCTTTTTTCTCCTTCCCCTTCAGTTCCTTCTGATAGGAACTTTCCTCGAGTATCCGGTCATAATTGATCGTAGCCGGGACAAGCATGATATCTTTGTTGTATCCTTCCTCGACGGACTCGATAAGGTACTTCAGCATCCCCAGTTTCGGCACCAGGAGTTTTCCCGTGCGCGTCCTGCCGCCTTCGATAAAAAACTCGATACTATATCCTTCATTTACCAGGATCTTTACATACTGTTTGAATACGGCCGCGTAGAGATCCAGGCCTTTAAAGGACCGCCTCATGAAAAAGGCCCCGGACCGCCTGAATATCTTGCCCATGGGGAAAAAAGTCAGGTTCGCACCGGCCAGGATATGGGGCGGAATGATTTTATTCTGAAATAAAAGACTGGAGATAATGAGATAGTCCATGTGGCTTTTATGACTGGGCATAATGATCAAGGGGCCCTTCTGCGATTCCTCCCTGAGCATCTTGAAATCATCCATGTTGTAATGAATGCCGTCAAATATCTTTCTAAAAACATAGTTCAGGCTCTTCTCAAAAAACCGTATGTATATTATGGAAAAATCAGCCGCTATTTCCCGAAAATATTTGTATGCCTTCCTGCGCAGCTTCTCTTCACCGGACTTGCCGCCTTCCATCTGCCGCTGGATCTCGTCAAGAACGTTCTTGTGATAGAGTACGCGCTCCATCATCTCGCTGCTGGATTTCATTACGGGTCCTAGAACCGTTCTCTTTTCGTGATTGTACATCTCCAGTATCTTGTTCCTGACGATCCTGGCGATGTGGTTGGAGTCATCAACGGATGCCGCTTCGATCTCCTCCTGCAGGTTGATGGGACCCGAGATCCGCATGAAGGGATGGGTAGCGCTTTTCGCCACGGTAAAAAATCCGCTCCACAGCCCGCGGTCGCCCGTGGCCCTGGAGGAAACAAAGGTCCTGGTTTTTTCCGGGTTCCGGTTCCAGAACATTATCTGGGGCAAAATGTATATGGGGAGTGATGATTTTTTCTGACTTTCAATCAGATGCTGCAATATATCCATCTTGATCTCCACGTATCGCCGCACAAAAAGTTTGCCCGACAGCAGTGATATGACCATGGGATCGTTTTTTTCCAGGACATCCTCAATATACTCTTCATCGGTCACCATGCGGAAACTCCGGAGTCCCA
This genomic interval carries:
- a CDS encoding aldehyde ferredoxin oxidoreductase yields the protein MQEIIGTSNRILEINLSDETAREYTVTNEERTMYLGGKGLGLKLLYDRMEPGTDPLGEDNMIAFMMGVYMSTTAPCSARFSAITKSPLTGIMTHSSCGGPFGESLKTAGYDGLIVRGKAKNKTYLVISSSGVEFKKADKLWGKGSIDTQAALNKEIPGSAAVCIGQAGETINLFANVISGERYLGRGGMGAVMGAKNLKAVVAIGKAYKVIPKNGKKFERARKRAMNYLKNSAPVDNYKQFGTNANTMPDNEAWILPVNNFTKGRHDEAYKLSGEFFKDEYSTKYHTCKRCQILCGKMGTFNGKELPLPEFETTVLLGSNIGIFDQAQIADWNRICGDMGMDTISAGGTIAWVMEAAQKGLVKSDLKFGSPQGVSQALKDMALGKGFGKEMAMGSRSLSRKYGGESFAIQVKGMEMPAYDPRGVWGHGLSYATANRGACHLSTSMMVLEAFFNMVKPYNTSAKPTLVKYFENLYSAVNSLHTCQFTAFAYTLQPPLVKFSPVPVLRQLMTYLPKVALMAMDVATWSRLWSGITGLRLNQWQMLKAGERIHVLERYMNTLEGISRKDDTLPERMLTEGRECDPKGMTVPLHKMLDSYYRERGFDKNGIPTDRLLKKLGIKKK